From a region of the Zingiber officinale cultivar Zhangliang chromosome 10B, Zo_v1.1, whole genome shotgun sequence genome:
- the LOC122028562 gene encoding piriformospora indica-insensitive protein 2-like — MRRGSSNWVLLLLSFLVFHVSLSNEQEDSTAPMLRAEQEALYLLIQDLVGKWWNGSELYPDPCGWTQIQGVSCDVYDGKWHVTGLTFGSILDDSLECSEDASLSPLLFEFEHLKSLSFFGCFVSSHHKTSIPSSHWEKLAPSLETLEFRSNPGLVGEIPASITRLTKLQSLVLVDNSLSGNLPQELGHLVQLKRLALAGSHFSGQIPASIGSKLSELLILDMSRNSLTGSLPSSLGAMNSLLKLDLSDNFLHGSLPQELGQLKCLTLLDLRGNKFSHGLPQALHDMVSLQDLLLSNNPLGGNLMGTDWGRLTNLSTLDLSNTNLSGEIPESIVRVKRLRFLALDNNNLSGCVPTKLADLPDLTALYLNGNNLAGELKFSEAFHRRMGRRFAFGGNPHSSVAQYCKQEKSAGSQGKGKGRIMDDQSSSVLTSLSFPASSINVWLGVAVQELLVVIALILLL, encoded by the exons ATGAGAAGAGGATCTTCAAACTGGGTCCTTCTTCTGCTCTCGTTCCTGGTTTTCCATGTCTCATTGTCAAATGAGCAGGAAGACTCAACAGCTCCCATGCTGAGAGCAGAGCAAGAAGCTCTATATTTGTTGATTCAAGACCTGGTTGGAAAATGGTGGAATGGTTCAGAGCTGTATCCAGATCCCTGTGGGTGGACTCAGATACAG GGAGTTTCATGCGATGTTTACGACGGAAAATGGCATGTCACTGGCTTAACCTTCGGCTCAATCCTAGACGACTCTCTTGAATGCTCAGAGGATGCATCCTTAAGTCCTCTTCTTTTTGAGTTCGAGCATCTGAAGAGCCTCTCCTTCTTTGGTTGCTTCGTCTCTTCACACCACAAGACCTCCATCCCCTCCAGCCACTGGGAGAAGCTTGCTCCAAGCTTGGAGACGCTGGAGTTCAGATCAAATCCAGGCCTCGTTGGAGAAATCCCTGCCAGCATCACCCGGCTCACCAAATTGCAATCTCTGGTGCTGGTTGACAACTCTTTATCTGGAAATTTGCCTCAAGAACTCGGCCATCTCGTGCAACTCAAAAGATTGGCACTTGCAGGAAGCCATTTCTCTGGTCAAATTCCAGCCTCCATCGGAAGCAAATTAAGTGAGCTGTTGATCCTCGACATGAGCAGGAACTCCCTGACTGGCTCTCTTCCCTCGTCGCTCGGCGCGATGAATTCGCTTCTAAAGCTAGACCTGAGTGACAACTTCCTCCATGGCAGCCTCCCGCAAGAGCTCGGACAGCTGAAGTGCCTCACTCTGCTTGACCTCAGGGGCAACAAATTCTCACATGGCCTTCCTCAAGCACTTCACGACATGGTCTCACTTCAAGACTTGCTTCTGTCCAACAACCCGTTGGGCGGAAACTTGATGGGAACTGACTGGGGAAGGCTCACAAATCTCTCTACGTTGGACCTCTCCAACACAAATCTGAGTGGAGAGATTCCGGAGTCAATTGTGAGGGTGAAAAGGTTGAGGTTTCTTGCACTGGATAACAACAACCTCTCTGGCTGTGTGCCCACCAAGCTTGCAGATTTGCCTGACCTCACTGCTCTGTATCTCAACGGCAACAATTTGGCAGGGGAGCTCAAGTTTTCTGAAGCATTCCACAGAAGGATGGGAAGGAGGTTTGCTTTCGGTGGGAATCCTCACAGTTCAGTGGCACAATATTGCAAACAGGAGAAATCAGCAGGTTCTCAAGGCAAGGGAAAGGGAAGGATCATGGATGATCAAAGTTCGAGCGTGTTGACTTCCCTTAGTTTTCCAGCTTCTTCAATTAACGTTTGGTTGGGGGTAGCTGTTCAAGAGCTGTTGGTTGTGATTGCTTTGATcttattattatag